The genomic segment CTGCACCGACCACCTCGGACCGGCCGGCTACGGCGCGGTGCAGGTGGCACCGCCGCAGGAGTCGGTGCAGCTGCCCACCAGCGCCGACGGCGCGTACCCCTGGTACGAGGTGTACCAGCCGGTGTCGTACAAGCTGGACAGCCGGTTCGGCAACCGTCAGCAGTTCGCCGCCATGGTCACCGCGTGCCACAACGCCGGTGTGCGCGTCTACGTCGACGCGGTGGTCAACCACATGGCCGGCACCAACAACCCCGCCGGTACGCGCGGCTACGCCGGCACCGAGTTCTCCGGCTACGACTACCCGGCCGTGCCGTACGGCGCCGGGGACTTCCACCGCCCCGGGGACAACTGCCCGACCGGCGGCGCGATCAGCGACTGGAACAACGAGTCCCAGGTGACCAGCTGCGAGCTGCTGTCGCTGTCGGACCTCTACACCGAGAAGGAAGCGGTCCGCAACAAGATCGCGGCGTACCTCAACGATCTGATCGGGCTCGGTGTGGACGGCTTCCGGGTCGACGCGGTCAAGCACATCCGCAAGGACGACTTCGCGGCCATTCTCGGCAAGCTGAACAACACCGTCGCCGAGGGCCGGCGGCCCTACGTCGCGCAGGAGATCTTCGACGGGGCGAGCAACCCGGCGTTGCAGGCGCGCGCGTACATCGGCAACGGCGACGTGCTCGACTTCGCGTACGCCAAGGGCATCCGCTCGGCGTTCCAGGGCTCGATCGCGGCGCTGGCGAACGTGCCGAACTGGAACCTCGACGCGCCCGGCGCCAACGTCTTCTCCATGGTCACCAACCACGACCTGGAGCGCGACGGTGTGGTGCTGTCGTACAAGAACGGCACCGACTACGTGCTGGCCAACTACTTCGCGCTGGCCTACCCGCACGGCAAGCCGTCGGTATACGACAGCTTCACCTGGTCCAACCGCAACCAGTCCCCGCCGCACGACGGCACCGGACGGGTCACCGACACGGTCTGCGGCGCCGCCTGGACGTGCCTGAGCCGCACCACCGGCGTCAAGGGCATGGTCGGCTGGGCCAACGCCGCCCGCCCGGTGAAGACCGTCTCGGACTTCACCACAGTGAACAGCAACGTGATCGGCTTCCACCGGGGCGACCGGGCGTGGATCGGCATCAACGACTCCGGCTCCGCCACCACCGCGACCTTCGTCACCGGGCTGGCCGACGGCCGGTACTGCGACGTCATCTCCGGCGTCGCCAGCGGCAGCGGCTGCACCGGCGGTACGGTGGCCGTGTCCGGCGGCCGGGCCACCGTGACCATCCCGGCCAACGACGCGATCGCCGTCCACGTGAACGCCCGGCCGGGCGCGAGCCCGTCCCCGAGCGCCTCCCCGACGGTCTCGCCGAGCGCCTCCCCGACGGTCTCGCCGAGCGCGTCGCCCACGGTCAGCCCGAGCGACCGGATCGCCACCACGTTCACCGTCACCGCGAACCTCGCCGCCGGGCAGGACGTCCGCGTCGTCGGCAACGTACCCACGCTGGGGTCGTGGACGCCCGCGAACGGCGTCACGCTCGCCGCGCAGGGCGGCGGCGGCGTCTACCGCGCCACCGTCGACCTGCCCCGGTCGACGACCGTGGAGTACAAGTTCGTCAAGCTGACCGCCGCGGGCGCCGCCACCTGGGAGTCCGGCGCGAACCGGACCCTCACCACCCCGGCCGGCGGCACGTACGCGGTGACCGAGACGTTCCGTGGCGACACCGTCACCACGGCGGTCGCCACCACCTTCTCCGTCACCGCGACCACCGTCTACGGGCAGAACGTGTTCGTCGTCGGCAACATCCCGGCGCTCGGTGGCTGGAACCCGGCCGCCGCCGTCGCGCTCTCGCCGGCCGCGTACCCGGTCTGGCGGGCCACCGTCGACCTGCCGCCGAACACGGCGGTCGAGTACAAGTACGTCAGGAAGAACCCGGACGGCTCGGTGACCTGGGAGTCCGGCGCGAACCGGACGCTCACCACGCCGGCCGGCGGCACCCGTGCCGTCACCGACACCTGGCGCTGACGATCGTGCGGCCCGTCCCCGTCACCCCCGGGGACGGGCCGCATCCGGTCCGGCCCGCACCCGGACCCGGCCGGACTCCGCCCCGGCGGCGGGCCCGCCCCGGCGAGGTGCGCCGACGGTCGCCCCCAGCGCGACGGTCAGGCACACCACGGCGGCGACCACCAGCGGCGGACGGCCGCCCACGGCGACCGCCGCCGACCCGAGCGGGATGGCCAGCGTGATCGGGCCGAACATCGCCGTGTTCGCCGTCCCGGCCACCCGCCCGAGCATCGCCTGCGGCGTGTACGCCTGCACGGCGGTGACCGCCGCCACGAGCGTCCAGGGCAGACCCACGCCGGCCACCACCGAGGCGGCCACGGTGCCCGGCCACCACGGCAGGCAGCGCCCGAGGCATCCGGCGGCGAAGAGGACCGCACCCGCGGCACCGACCGCGATCTCACCACGGCGACGGACGAGCCGGCCGACGACCAGCCCGGCGACCAGCGACCCGGCGCCCTGCGCGCTCGCCAGCACGCCGAGGAACGTCGACGGCATGGCCAGGCCGGTCACCACCACGTCGTACAGCGCCGCGGTGGTGAAGCCGGACATCGCGATGGACACCGCCGCGAGCGCCACGGGTACGCGTACCGCCCGCCGGGCCAGCAGCGCGGCGAGGCCGTCCCGCACTCCCGCCGGACGTGCGGCCGGGGGAGCGGGGACGGCCCGCGTCAGGCGCAACGCGCCGTACAGGGCGGCCGCGAGCACCGGTACGACGGCGGCGAGCACCGCGACGACGTGCCCGCCCCGCCACGCGTACAGGCCCGCCCCGGCCAGCGGCGCCACCAGCTTCATGCCCTCCTGCGCGCTCGACCGCCAGCCGTTGACGTCGGCCAGCCGGGACAGCGGGAGCGCGGCGGGCAGCAGCGCGGTCTCGCCCGCGTCAACGAGCACGTAGCCGACGCCGTACGCGAGCGACACGGCGTAGATCAGCCACGCGTCGCCGGGGCCGCGAACCGCCAGCAGGCTCAGCAGCGCGGCGGCGAGCGCGAGGTCGACGCCGATCACCAGGGAACGCCGGGGCACCCGGTCGAGCAGGCCGCCGAGCCACGGGCCGGCCAGGGTCGGGGCGTAGACGCACATGCCGGCCAGGGCGGCGAGGCCGGTGGAGCCGGTCAGGTCCAGGATCCAGATGCCGGACACCAGGGCCATGGCGCTGCCGCCGAGGCCGGACAGCAGCGAGACGGCCACGAACAGGAAGGCGTTGCGGCGCATGGGTCCCCCGAGAGTTGAGCCTGGAGGACTCATCCTCGGGACATGAGCCTGAGCGGGGCAAGACTTCGAACGCGTGTCAATGCCCCGTTGACAGCGCTGTTGCGATCCGCCGGGCGGCGTCGCGTACCGGAGCGGGCAGCCTGCAACCGGCCCCGGCCAGGTCGTCGGCGAGGTGCGCGGCCAGCGCGCACAGCGGCCCGGCGGTGGCGTCGAGGGCGAGCGCGCAGGTGCGGCGCGTCAACGCCGCGCGGGGGAAGCGGCCGTCCCACGAACGGTCCGCCTCGATCCAGCGGTGCAGGCCGGCGACGGCGGCCCGGAGCGCCGGCACGTCGGGGGAGCCGGCCGGGTCGAGCCGGGTCAGGCGGACCCGCCGGGCCGCCACGAGGCGCTGCCGGCGCTGCTCGGCGGCCTGCCGGCTGCGCAGGCCCAGCGCCCGCGCGATCTCGGCCCAGGTGGCGCCGTCGTGCCGGGCCCGGTCGATCAGATCCAGTTCCCGGTCCTCAAGCCGGACCCGCGCCGCGGCGATCTCGGACAGGCCGGCCAGGGTCACCCGTCAACGCTACATTGACAGCCGGGCCCGAAGTATCAGTCCTTCGGGACGCCCGGGCCCACCTCGCCACGCGCCAGGTGCTCGGCGTTGCGGTCGGCCTCACTCTCCGCGTTCTCCGCGCCGGCGCCCGGGTCCCGGGTACGCCGCCCCTCGGCGTCCTGGAAGACCTGCCCGCGCTCGAGCGCGCCCTCCTGCTGCCGCTGGAACTGCTCCGGATCAGTCATGACCGTCAGGTGCCCCGGCCGCCGCGCGGCAAACCGGTCCGTCAGCGCGGCGGCGCCACGTAGAGGGCGGTCCGGCAGCCGGTCTCGCCCGGCTCCAGCCAGATCCGGTCGTACCCGGGGGACTCGATCTTCCCGGCCGGTGTGCGGACGAGCAGCAGGCAGTCCCGTTCGGCCGGTACGCCGACGGCGGCGACGAGCGCGCCCTCGTGCACCGTCGTGTCGATGGTGATCCAGTCCTGCGGGAAGGCGGCCCGCACCGCGCCCGCCAGCGTCTCCGGGGTGGCGGTGCGCAGCACAGCGGTGAGCCGCTGCCGCCCGTCCTCGGGCACCCTCGGCACCGGCGCCGCCGTCGGTGGCGAGGGCGCGGCGCCGCTCGGACAGTCGATCTCGTGGTACGTCGTGTAGCGGTAGAGCGTGAACTCGTAGCGGTAGCAGCGAGTGGCCTCACCGGCGGTGTTGCTCGCGCCGCCGATCGACACCGGCGGCCGTTCCGGCACCGTCACCACGAATCGCACGTCGACCGTGGCCCGCTCGTCCCCGGCGGTGCGGCCGGACCACGCCAGCGCCTCCCGCCGGACCGTACCGCCGCCCGACGCGGCGTCCGTCGGCTCCTGGACGATCTCGGCCGCCGCGATCGACCCGGCGTCCCGCACCCGGTTGCGGTGCCCCAGCTGCGTGTTGAGCTGCTTCGCTTCCACCGCCGCGGCGTCGCGTGCCAGCGTGTCGCCGCTCTCCTCGCCGATCCCCTTCCCGCATCCGGCCGAGGCGAGGAGGAGCGCCGCGAGCGTCCAGCGGATCCACCGGTGACGCGCTGCAGGTTTCGGCCCGGTGGCGCTGCGTGTCCGGTTCACCGCGCGGACGTTACCGGCGAGCCGGGCGCCGCGCTGCCCCGTAACGCCGGGGGGCCGTTGGTCCCGGGTCCGACAGGCCCTCGGCCCTGCGATCCGTGCGCGCCCGCGCGCCATGCTGGGACTGCCCGGCGCGGGCGGCGACGACATGGAGGACGATGTGGTGATCAACGGCGGGCCCGCTGCGGCGACGACGCCCACCGAGATCTCTCCTGCCCCCGCGAGCGGGCTCGGCTCGGCCGAGGCGGCCGCCCGGCTGCGCGCCGACGGGCCGAACACCGTGGCCGCCCCGCGCAAGCGAGGGCTGGCCGGCCGGGTGTTCCGCCAGCTCACCGACCCGCTGGTGGCGCTCCTGCTGGCCGCCGCCGTGGTGACCACACTGCTGCGCGACTACCCGGACACCGCGGTGATCGTGCTGGTAGTCCTGATCAACACGGCGATCGGCGTGGTGCAGGAGGTCCGCGCCGATCGGGCCGTCGCCGCGCTGGACCGGCTCGCCGCACCCACCGCGCGTGTGGTCCGCGACGGCCGTGACCTCGTGCTGCCCGCCGCCGACCTGGTCCGCGGCGACCTGGTCCGGCTGGAGGCCGGCGACGTGGTGCCCGCCGACCTGGACCTCACCGACGCGGTACGCCTCAGCCTGGACGAGTCGGCGCTGACCGGCGAGTCGGTGCCGGTGACCCGGGTCGCGGGGGAGGAGGCGAACGCGGGCACGGTGGTCACCACCGGCCGCGCCACCGGGACCGTGGCGCGTACCGGCGCGGCGAGCGCGCTGGGCCGGATCAGCGCCCTGGTCGCGGCGACCCGCCCGGCGCCCACGCCGCTGCAGCGTCGCCTGTCCTCGCTCGGCCGGGTGCTCGGCCTGACCGCCGTGGTGCTCTCCGGGCTGGTCTTCGCGATCGGCGTGCTCGACGGGCAGCCGGTCACGCAGATGGCCGTCACCGCCGTCAGCCTCGTGGTGGCGGCCGTGCCGGAGTCGCTGCCCGCCGTCGTCACGCTGGCGCTCGCCCTTGGCGCGCGCCGGATGGCCGGCAGCCGCGCCATTCCCCGCCGGCTGCACGCGGTGGAGACCCTCGGGTCGGTCACCGTGATCGCCTCCGACAAGACCGGCACCCTCACCGAGGGCCGGATGGCGGTGCAGCACGCGGTCGTCCCCGGCCGCGACCGCTACGCCGTCACCGGCACCGGCTACGCGCCCGACGGCGAGGTGCACCACCGGGGCGAGCCGGTGAGCGCGCCGGACGAGCTGCGCGCCCTCGCCCGTGCCGGGCTGCTCTGCAACGACGCCACGGTGACGCCGCCGACCGACGAGCGGCCGGAGTGGACAGCGATCGGTGACCCGCTGGAGGCGGCGCTCGTCACGTTCGCCGCCCGGTGCGGCCTGGATCCGGAGGCCACCCGCGACGCCTGGCCCCGGGTGGCGGAGGCGCCCTTCGACCAGGACCTGCGCCGGATGACCACGGTGCACCGCCGCTGCGACGGGCGCTACCTGGTCGTCTGCAAGGGCGCGCCGGAGAACCTGCTGGCCGCGCCGCTGGTCGACGCCGACGCCGGGGAACTGGCCGAGCTGACCGACGCCGCGCACCGGCTCGCCACCGAAGGGCTGCGGGTGCTGGCGGTGGCCTCGGCCGTGGTGGACACCCTGCCGGACCCGGCCCGGCCGGCCGGCCTGCGCCCGCTGGGCCTGGTCGCGGTCGGCGACCCGCTGCGCGCGGCGGCGCCCGGCATCGCCGCGGGCTTCGAGGAAGCAGGCATCCGGCTGGTCCTCATCACCGGCGACCACCCGGCGACGGCCGCCGCGATCGGCGGGCGGCTCGGGCTCTGGCGCGATGGCGACCCGCTCGCCAACGGCGACGACGGCGACCCGGGCCGCGCCCACCCCGAGACCCGGGTGTACGCGCGGACCCAGCCGGAACAGAAGCTCGACATCATCGCCGGCCTCCAGACCCGGGGGCACGTGGTGGCGATGACCGGCGACGGCGTCAACGACGCCCCGGCGTTGCGCCGCGCGGACATCGGGGTGGCGATGGGCGGCGGCACCGAGGTGGCCCGGCAGGCCTCCGACCTGGTGCTCGTCGACGACGACCTGACCACTGTGGCGACCGCCATCGGCGAGGGCCGCCGGATCTACGACAACATCCGCCGGTTCCTGCGCTACGCGCTCGCCGGTGGCGTGGCCGAGATCGCGGTGATGCTGCTCGGCCCGCTGTTCGGCCTGCCGGTGCCGCTGCTGCCGGCGCAGATCCTCTGGATCAACCTGCTCACCCACGGCGTTCCCGGTGTGGCGCTCGGCGCGGAGCCGGCCGAGCCGGGCACGCTGCGCCGGCCGCCCCGCTCCCCGCAGGAGTCGGTGCTCGGCGCCGGCCTGGGCCGGGACGTGCTGGTCACCGGCGCGCTGATCGCGGCGGCGACGCTCGGCGCGGGCGTGTGGGCCGCCGCGTCGGACCGGCCGTGGCAGTCCGTGGTGTTCGTGGTGCTCGGCCTGGCCCAGCTCGGTGTGGCGCTGGCGGTCCGCGCGATCCGTACCCCGGGCTCCCGTGAGCGCAACCTCGCGCTGCCGGTGGCGGTCGCGATCTCCGCGGCCCTCCAGGTGGCCGGCGTGCTGCTGCCGCCGCTGCGCGAGCTGCTCGGCACCTCCCCGCTCAGCGCGCTCGACTTGCTCGCGTGCGCCGCGATCGGCGTGCTGCCCGGGCTGGTGCTGCGGCTGACCCGCCGCTTCCGCGGGACCAACGGCCCGCGGGCCGGGACCCCGGACCCTGCCGGGCCGGCCGCCTGACGGGCAGGCTGAGCACGAGTGAAGGAGGACGACATGACGATCCACTCGCAGGCACCCGTCGTGGTGGGCGTGGACGGCTCCGCCGCCTCGCTGGACGCGGTCCGGGTGGCCGCCCGCGAGGCCGCCGCCCGGAACCGGCCGCTGCAGGTCGTCCACGCGTTCATCTGGCCGCTGACCCGCGCGCCGCTCACCCCGGCCCCGGGTGCGCCCGCCGGCGCCGGCCTGCGCAACCAGGCCGAACGGTGCGTCGCCGAGGCGGTAGCCGAGGCCGGCAAGGTCGCGCCGGACGTACCGGTCACCGGCGTGGTGGTCGACGGCGCGGCGGCGGCGGTGCTGGTCGCCGAGTCCCGCGAGGCGGCGCTGATCGTGCTCGGCCACCGCGGCCTGGGCGGGTTCGCCGGCCTGCTGATCGGCTCGGTCACGCTCCAGGTGTCGGCCCGCGCGCACTGCCCGGTCCTGGTGACGCGCGGCGAGGCGCGCGCCGACGGGCCCGTCGTGGTCGGTGTGGACGGCTCCGAGCTGTCCACCGCGGCGGTCGGATTCGCGTACGAGGAGGCCGCCCGCCGGGACGCGCCGCTGATCGTGGTGCACGCCTGGCTGTACCCCACGCCGATCGGCCCCGGCGACATCCTGCCCCTGGTGTACGACCCGGAGGCGCTCGCCGAGGAGTCCCGGCGGGTCGTCGCCGAGTCGATCGCCGGCTGGGCCGAGCGCTACCCGGACGTGCCGGTACGGCAGCGGTCGCTGCGCGGTGCCCCGGCCCGCGTGCTGGTGGAGGAGTCGAAGGACGCTCAGCTGGTGGTGGTCGGCGCGCACGGCCGCGGCGCGCTGGGCGGGCTGCTGCTCGGCTCGGTCAGCCACGCGGTGCTGCACCACGCCCACTCGCCGCTGGTGATCGTGCGCAACGCCTGACCCCGCGAACGCGCCCGGTCCCGCGACAGCGCCTGACGCCGCTACGGCGTCAGGCGCTGTGCACCGTGGTGAGGTCGGCCAGCCCGGAGATGGTCAGCAGCGGCTCCAGCAGCGGACCGGCGATCAGCGCGATCCGGTCGGCGTGCGGGAACAGCGCGGCCAGCCCGGCGCTGTCCAGGTACTCCACCTTCGTCAGGTCCACGACCAGCGGTTCGCCGTCGGGCCGGACGGCTTCGGCGAGCGCGTCGGCGAAGGCGGACGCGTTGCTCATGTCGATCTCACCGACGGCGGCCAGCACGCGGCCGCCGTCGGGTCGGTCGCTCGTGGTGAGCGTCAGGGACGTGCTCATGGCCTGATCCTCGCCTGCATGTCGACTGTGGTGCCGGTGGCCCCCGGGGTGACGCTGATGCTGTCCATCAGCGCGCGCATGAGCACGAGC from the Micromonospora sp. WMMA1947 genome contains:
- a CDS encoding carbohydrate-binding module family 20 domain-containing protein, whose amino-acid sequence is MPSARPHPRGRAGRLLLAAALVAAGGTVAVAAATTAPTPARAAVVLNDSEVTANLWEWNWASVAAACTDHLGPAGYGAVQVAPPQESVQLPTSADGAYPWYEVYQPVSYKLDSRFGNRQQFAAMVTACHNAGVRVYVDAVVNHMAGTNNPAGTRGYAGTEFSGYDYPAVPYGAGDFHRPGDNCPTGGAISDWNNESQVTSCELLSLSDLYTEKEAVRNKIAAYLNDLIGLGVDGFRVDAVKHIRKDDFAAILGKLNNTVAEGRRPYVAQEIFDGASNPALQARAYIGNGDVLDFAYAKGIRSAFQGSIAALANVPNWNLDAPGANVFSMVTNHDLERDGVVLSYKNGTDYVLANYFALAYPHGKPSVYDSFTWSNRNQSPPHDGTGRVTDTVCGAAWTCLSRTTGVKGMVGWANAARPVKTVSDFTTVNSNVIGFHRGDRAWIGINDSGSATTATFVTGLADGRYCDVISGVASGSGCTGGTVAVSGGRATVTIPANDAIAVHVNARPGASPSPSASPTVSPSASPTVSPSASPTVSPSDRIATTFTVTANLAAGQDVRVVGNVPTLGSWTPANGVTLAAQGGGGVYRATVDLPRSTTVEYKFVKLTAAGAATWESGANRTLTTPAGGTYAVTETFRGDTVTTAVATTFSVTATTVYGQNVFVVGNIPALGGWNPAAAVALSPAAYPVWRATVDLPPNTAVEYKYVRKNPDGSVTWESGANRTLTTPAGGTRAVTDTWR
- a CDS encoding MFS transporter, which gives rise to MRRNAFLFVAVSLLSGLGGSAMALVSGIWILDLTGSTGLAALAGMCVYAPTLAGPWLGGLLDRVPRRSLVIGVDLALAAALLSLLAVRGPGDAWLIYAVSLAYGVGYVLVDAGETALLPAALPLSRLADVNGWRSSAQEGMKLVAPLAGAGLYAWRGGHVVAVLAAVVPVLAAALYGALRLTRAVPAPPAARPAGVRDGLAALLARRAVRVPVALAAVSIAMSGFTTAALYDVVVTGLAMPSTFLGVLASAQGAGSLVAGLVVGRLVRRRGEIAVGAAGAVLFAAGCLGRCLPWWPGTVAASVVAGVGLPWTLVAAVTAVQAYTPQAMLGRVAGTANTAMFGPITLAIPLGSAAVAVGGRPPLVVAAVVCLTVALGATVGAPRRGGPAAGAESGRVRVRAGPDAARPRG
- a CDS encoding ribonuclease, with the translated sequence MTDPEQFQRQQEGALERGQVFQDAEGRRTRDPGAGAENAESEADRNAEHLARGEVGPGVPKD
- a CDS encoding cation-transporting P-type ATPase, producing the protein MLGLPGAGGDDMEDDVVINGGPAAATTPTEISPAPASGLGSAEAAARLRADGPNTVAAPRKRGLAGRVFRQLTDPLVALLLAAAVVTTLLRDYPDTAVIVLVVLINTAIGVVQEVRADRAVAALDRLAAPTARVVRDGRDLVLPAADLVRGDLVRLEAGDVVPADLDLTDAVRLSLDESALTGESVPVTRVAGEEANAGTVVTTGRATGTVARTGAASALGRISALVAATRPAPTPLQRRLSSLGRVLGLTAVVLSGLVFAIGVLDGQPVTQMAVTAVSLVVAAVPESLPAVVTLALALGARRMAGSRAIPRRLHAVETLGSVTVIASDKTGTLTEGRMAVQHAVVPGRDRYAVTGTGYAPDGEVHHRGEPVSAPDELRALARAGLLCNDATVTPPTDERPEWTAIGDPLEAALVTFAARCGLDPEATRDAWPRVAEAPFDQDLRRMTTVHRRCDGRYLVVCKGAPENLLAAPLVDADAGELAELTDAAHRLATEGLRVLAVASAVVDTLPDPARPAGLRPLGLVAVGDPLRAAAPGIAAGFEEAGIRLVLITGDHPATAAAIGGRLGLWRDGDPLANGDDGDPGRAHPETRVYARTQPEQKLDIIAGLQTRGHVVAMTGDGVNDAPALRRADIGVAMGGGTEVARQASDLVLVDDDLTTVATAIGEGRRIYDNIRRFLRYALAGGVAEIAVMLLGPLFGLPVPLLPAQILWINLLTHGVPGVALGAEPAEPGTLRRPPRSPQESVLGAGLGRDVLVTGALIAAATLGAGVWAAASDRPWQSVVFVVLGLAQLGVALAVRAIRTPGSRERNLALPVAVAISAALQVAGVLLPPLRELLGTSPLSALDLLACAAIGVLPGLVLRLTRRFRGTNGPRAGTPDPAGPAA
- a CDS encoding universal stress protein yields the protein MTIHSQAPVVVGVDGSAASLDAVRVAAREAAARNRPLQVVHAFIWPLTRAPLTPAPGAPAGAGLRNQAERCVAEAVAEAGKVAPDVPVTGVVVDGAAAAVLVAESREAALIVLGHRGLGGFAGLLIGSVTLQVSARAHCPVLVTRGEARADGPVVVGVDGSELSTAAVGFAYEEAARRDAPLIVVHAWLYPTPIGPGDILPLVYDPEALAEESRRVVAESIAGWAERYPDVPVRQRSLRGAPARVLVEESKDAQLVVVGAHGRGALGGLLLGSVSHAVLHHAHSPLVIVRNA
- a CDS encoding STAS domain-containing protein, whose translation is MSTSLTLTTSDRPDGGRVLAAVGEIDMSNASAFADALAEAVRPDGEPLVVDLTKVEYLDSAGLAALFPHADRIALIAGPLLEPLLTISGLADLTTVHSA